AGAGGGCCATGATAGAAAACCAGTTAAAAAGATATAACAGTAACTTCGTAGCAAAGGCCTGATGTCATGCAGTTACAGTGAGGAtaggaaaaagtagacaaatgcAAGCGAAATTTACGAAGTAGATGAAACCAGAATTAGAGATAAAGTCAAGGTGAAAGAggtttaaaagaatgagaaagaggggGAGGTGAGACCCCTCTCTTTCGAAAGAAAGAGACAGCGTGGAATAGAGAGACCTAAAGGATGTCACCTTCAACAATGGAGCTGAAGAAATTATGACGCGACCATTTATTATCTAAGTTATTTCCCATTTCCTACCAACATGCAAATGACATTCTaaagagacaaaaagataaaaaaaagtaGAGTATGAAGCTAAGCTAGTTTTGAATTCTTTGATATTCTGAGCAGTATCTTCAGAAGATGGACTCATTCAGTTAAGTCTTCAGTGTTCAAATAAAACCATAATAAAACTTAATGGAACAGGACTAATAACGACTGCTTTAAAAACACTTAAGTATCCCCAACCTAACCTAAGAAAATCTGACCTTGAAAAAAGGGGCATGAAAAGttcctttaaattaaatttccttaCAAGAGTAACAAAATAATCTGCAAATGGTCTGTCCTTGACTCAACAGCATGTATTAACCAGTATTCAAGAGGGAAAATTCATTTTATAGTTGACTGAAAACTGGATGCCTAAAGAGAAACTGCATGAACCCTAAATTTGTGTACATAAGCAAAAACTGCCTCTGAATTTTCTAATCAGCAAATATAGAAACAGAAGTACAAAATACTCTGGGGACCCATCTtctattattttcctgtttttcaaaGATCCTAAATAACAAAATGACAAGCATAAGTTATGTACTTGATAGaggtattaaattatatattatgcCTTCCTAACGACTTAAAAATTCTCTTAGAAATATCTAGTTGTAACTCATTTTAAAACTCACAATAAAACTGATGAAAGTGTTCCATCGTTGGCACACCAGGAACAAAGTTGTAGAGATGAAACTTCAAAGCTTCACTCTTCAGCAAGCTATAAGCCATCTCTGTAAGATTGATTCCAACTATTGCATAAGAATACCTAAGTCAGAAACATCACCAGTTATACCAGCTAGCCAAACAGctcataaaatacatttaaaattaggCAAGGAAAGAGTAAAAAGTTACTTTGATccatttctaataaaatattgattttacAATAATCTCTGCATATTAAGAAAAACCAGAGTAGATCACAATTTTCGTTCTTTGGAGGCTGTTAATTTTCTGGATataatgtaagaaataaaaataaaactctggtCACATGAATATCTAAAACCAAAATccttaaaaagaatttaaaggagTACTACATACGCTCATTGATTTCTAAAATACACTGGGTAATCTGACATTTTCTCCTCCATTATCggggtatttatttttatgatgtaATATTGTTATAATGTTTTTCAAAGATAGGTAtcactgaaatataaaaataaaataacaatgataaagCTAATGATGTGACCTCAATTTGTATTTCACTTGACAATTTTCAAACCTATTTATCATTTTCCCAATCCTACTTCAAAGCtatttcttattcctattttcaaatctatttctcaaaaaatttttatgacagtttgtatctccattttacagataaattatATCTTGTGATAAAAATATACtgaaccacatacaaaattgGTTTCTGATCACATTTAGCAAAAAATAATGTATCATGCAATATCCTTTATAAagcttattaattaaaataatctaatttaaaaaaataccttgaaataCTTTCAAATTCAGATCATATAAtcgatttaaatttaaaaacttacagTTTCTTCCAGCTTACCCTAATTTTGGATGATTTGAACGGGAAAGAATCTGATGAGCTTCACTGGTATAATTTTCACTAAAATACCTAAAaaggtttaaaagaaataatgaaattaacaCACGTCATTCAAATTGAAGCTATCCAGAAGCAGTTCAAAAGGCCACTGCCAAAATGATAGTCCTAGCACTGCCACAGTGATCCCAGTCTCCATCCCAAATCACTTCAGCGGCTCAGAAATGCTTCCGAATCAAAAGTTAATTCTGAGCTATCAGGCCTACCTAGCATAGGACAAGGGGCCTTGACAAgactttaaagtattttaataaataaatgatccaagaagagattttttaatctactttaaagaaaatctggagttctttgtatttgtttgttCTAAATTTTCCATAAAATAGTCAAGGCATACCTGTTGGGACACTCTTCCTTTCTCCTAGGCTTATTCCTTCTATTACAACTTAAGTCTGTATTGTTTAATGTCATTTTCAGTGCAATCAGAAGAAAGTCAATAACTTTTCTTTtgcactaaaaaaaaatcttccttgaCCAGTGGTATAACTAAAATACTGGCCATAAATAGAAGTATTAGCACGTACAACAGAGAAATATATAAAGCTATCTGTCTGTAGGCTCATACATCCTGTTAGTTTGTACTAATGCAACCTCTTTGAGTTCCTAAAGATAGGGACCAAGTCTTCTGTTCAATCTTTGAATCACCTCATAATGCACTGGTACTCtgacacatatacatacatgacAACTGACTGGATGTTTATGTGAGGCTAAGAAGGACAATGAAAAAATGGATTTCTAcggtttatttaaattttagaggGCATGATCATTGACATTTTCATAATGCTTAGAAATTTCTAAcaaatcttcccctatttttatTCTACAGACAGAAGACTCTTGACTTCCGTTTTTCTTCATCTGCTCTAATTTTCAACCCGTTAAGGCAGGCATACATTCTCAAAGGGATCTGTAAATCCCCAAACAGGAAAAAGTCCTGTTTTAGTGCAATGCCTTCCTTACATCCtctaatttttctactttatccCTAGGTTGGCTCTAAAATGCCTGTAGCAGactatttatgtttatatttcattttttcacaTGATACTCCTAATACAATTCAATATTACCTTAGTATTTCAATAATCAAGCTACTCTTAAAATATTCAATCTGTAACACAGAGAGAgcaacttttaattttcttgctgAACTTAGTCAACCCCATCTTAACAAtatctaagaaaaataaacatctatgCAATAAGGGAAACTATTCCTTACAATAATCCGCATTAACTaacctcctttcttctttccctctctcccttcctacATATGTTTTCGGCCTTAacttgtatattcttcttttctgcttctgttcCTCCTCTATTCAGATTTCTTCAGtctttcttgatttcattttctgtaCATACCCTTTCTTCTATATCTGCCTCAGCATTCATTTACCTAAAGCATTGCTATCTATCAAACTAGCAGCTATCCTTCAAAGCAACAAAATATCTCAAGAGATTAGATGACAAAAGCCAagaaatttcaaaagcaaattacATAAGAGTATTTGAACAGCTTGCCTGCTTCTTGACTGTATCTTTATTTTGATCCTGGAGACTCATAGCTCCATACACAGGACGATAAACGTAACCATAGAGGAATCAGAgttagttttatgttttcaacTATTTCTAGTACCTTAGCAATTAAATAATTCTTAATATATGTGAATCTTGGTCATTTTCAAATTAGTAGATACTAGCTCTAAATAGAGTAAAAATATCTGTGAATCAATTAAAGGTCTATCAGTATCCCTTACCACAATCTTGAATCAAAGCCtattaacttatttaaattttaagctAAATTAAATTCTCTTCTGGCAAATGCTGAAAAATCTTGACTTCGGAGCAAAAGGGCCAGAAGCAAAGttatgcagagaaagaaagaaaacaccaaaatagTGCATATCTAATTAAGGTTCAAATATCTGTGTACTTTACAAGTACCAAGAAGCAAGCTGTATCTTTAAAGGCTAAGAACAAAAGATTCATGTGTtctgaaaaataatgaattttacaatattttattacttttccaagaagaaataaactgCATTTATTCAACTTAAATTCCAAATAGAAGTTTCTGTTTATCAAGATGGAAAACTGGAAATCTCattttttgtaattattattatttttaagactaTAGTATTTTATCTCTGGGAGGCAGACTTATGAGGAAATGTCATAGTCATAAAATTTGGgtattatagaaaaattaaatacttctgTAACTGAAAAATCTTATAGATATTGCAACCTCACTGAGTCTtctattttcccccaaaatagcCTTATCCATATTGACCCAGTGTTTTTTCTCAATATTAACATAATTTAGCTCAGTTTCAGGACTAACTTTTTCACAGTAACAATTATCCAAATTTTCTTAATGGTTAAGTTTCCCATTCTAGGCATTTTATAGTCTATAAATCACAATTCAAGGACACACCCAAACActagaatttcttcatttgtatagCCATATCCCCATTAACCTTTCAGTTTACTTTCTAGAATAGTTTTGGTTATCAATTCTGATTTTAGTTACATATTTTGGGATTTCACAAgtactgaagaagaaaaagagttcGTATAGGCTCTAAAAAGTTAGAGATCTAAATCAGTTGTCACAGACATCAAAGAATAAGTGTGAAGAGACTTTACTATCATCTTATCTGGTTATATTTCCCAAAATGGAATCAGAGAGCCAAGAGAGAAGAGGCAAGAGgataaaaagagtaagaaaagagGGTACATAATTCCTTAGGAAGTATCAGAAAGGCGGTCaggaagacaaaagaagaggaaagtgaagTGAAGaaatcttgggggctggccccgtggccaagtggttaagttgcactctccgctgcagcagcccagggtttcgccagtttggaacctgggcacagacttggcaccgctcatcaggccacgttgaggtggcgtcccacatgccacaactagaaggacctgcaactaagatatacaactatgtactggggggatttggggagataaaacagaaaaaaaaaaaaaaaagaaatcatacacACACCAAGCATATTTCTAATGTCTTCACATTGTTGCCAGCACATTAGTAAATACTTTCAGCACTGTAGCTATTAAAATTCAGAGATAGTATGAAACAACTAGATCAATTCTTATTACAATTTAACAATATTGGAGATTACATACAACTTcacttagagaagaaaaaaaagtttatttttacaaCTAGATCAATTCTTATTACAATTTAACAATATTGGAGATTACATACAACTTcacttagagaagaaaaaaaagtttatttttacttaCACAAGATTGATTAATCCAAGTATGCCCATGCCTCTGAAGTCTGTTTTGGGATCATCACCCTGGAAACCAATGTCAGCCCACTGCTTGGAGATTCTAGCCTTCAATGTTTTTGTGGGCATTAGAAGATTCCAAAGCTGTATAAACATTTGCTTCCATATTACAAATAATAGTGACGTTCTTAATTTACCAAGACATTTTTCTTCTCATAGCTGATACACTAGTAAGTTGAATGCTTTCaattatacaatttttataaaCAAACCGTAGGTTCAACAAAGACTATATTTAGAGAACTTTCCAATTAtcctaaaaaaaaatgtagtatacttattcccatttaaaagattaatacaaagaataaaagattttgaaaatgcaacaaacacacaaaaatctaaaataacaaGATACCTTTATTCACTAAGTAATACAATATACCATAATTGGTAAACTGCTTCCTTGGGAAGAACACAATGTTGGGACGTGGCCCTTGACTCAGACACTATATACTTTAGCAGGCTCTATTCCAATGGTGGGTGATTAGTTCATACTCAGAAGAAGGAAACTAGGTCTGAGAAAGGGAAGGGATCAGGGAGAAATAATACTGATAGTATCCCAACTTATATGATCACTATTTTACAAATTTTcatagctttaaaataaaaaaataatatgactTGGTTTTAAGTAAATACACACCTTAAGACTGAGGATTTAAGAATAGCAACAAACTAATCAAtgcaaaataaagtttaaaaaaattaatcagtcattttttaaatttgacacCAGAAGTCATCCAACATAACAGATTTAGAAAAGTGGATAAGAAAGTTTGTGAAAATGTGCAGAACAGAAATACCcgcattttttccccatttcactACCATTTTAGGCATTATTGAGTAAAGGGCTCCTAATGAAAGGAGTATCCTGTTacctaaaataaaatgtgaggACCTGTGACGTTACTTTAGGACAGGGTCAGGACTCTGGCCTTGAAGCTAAATCCAATCACGACATTGAGTTTCATCTGGTCCCTTTTATTACTAACAAATGCAATTTGCTCACATTAGGGTCTCTCCGTGAGCTCAGCAAGGGGTCTGATGTGCCAATGACGTGGTGAGAGACACAGTAATACCACTAATTCTCAAAATTTAATATGCATAAATATCAAATTTCTGGGTTTCAGCCCCGGAGATTCTGATTTGGTAAGGCAAAGGTGGAGCCctggattttaaatattaaagactgGTTAACTTCAGAGAAGGTGGTCCTTGGACTACACTTAAAGAAACACAGATGTACTTAGCTCTTCACTCAGAGAGACTGCTGAGCATGTGTGGTGGTTGGGTGACTCCCTGCTGGCAACTGGCTCGTCAAAACTGAGTTTCTTAACAAATCACCAAGATGAAAATTCCCTTGATGAAATGATAGGACTTGTGTCTTTCCCCTTGAAAACGGAAGGTATTGTGTAGAAAAGGTCTGAAGTTAAGGGAATAATGATAATGAGGAGGAGGATATAAAGAGCGAACAAGCCCCAGGGCGCACTAGGCACtattttaacactttaaatataaaaattcaatcCACACCAATAGCCCTTTGAGGTACGTATtcttactatcctcattttacaaaatcaagttttatttttaattttaaaattaggtgAAGTGCATATTTAtacttttccagaaaaaaatacaagGTTTTGTGGTTTTTAAACTTGTCTCTTACTGTTACTTAGATACCATCAATGTTTCTTTCCATAGTACTTTTAGCTGTAACAAACTCCAAACGCCAAGTGCAATGTGCTGTTTTCTCTAACTTgaaccatttaaaaatacaatgagaaCAGGTGTGTTGGACAGCAGGAGACTCAGTTTTAGTTCAGAATTTACCATTCTAGGACCTAAAGTAAATTACTTCACCTCCTCTGGGCCTTAGAATCCTCATCCCTAAAATGAAGGTACTAGACTAGATGACCTGGACAGCTTCCTCCAGGTCCAACGTTCTCTAATTTCAGCATCTCACCGGCCTTATGTACTTAAACTTCAGAAACAAGAAATAGGAGAATTCTAAATAAATTTCCTTACTTTCTTAAGTTTTAAATCTGTTGTGGCATTAGTTGGTGACCAACATTCCATAAATCCCAAAAGATTTGACAAAATAATCTGAAAAGGGACATCCACATTCACAATTTGAGAGTACGCTGAAAAAATGCTTAATTTATATTAGCAATTTATATAAAAAGTAGGGGGAAAATCTGAAGCTTGTGGACTCATACTTTTCAGTTGAAAAGATCTCCCTTTAtaagtttataatttatttcagaattaaataaagcattaaaatttatttgaatatattttaatgatgcTTATCACACAATTATAAAAAGTAGTTAACCAAAAATCTTTCAACAACATAACAAAATTTTCTAAGGGGCAAAGAAATTGGATAGCTGTATAAACCTCTAGAATCTGCACACATACCTTACTAGCTCAAGcctgatttatttttccaatgtTCACTAATtccaaatacagaaaacaaaaatttacctTGAGAAGCAGCTTTTCATGTTGCATGTTATCAGAATCATACGGCTTTTTTCTCACACTTTCTACATCCAAATAGAGCTGTTTATAACCGGATATCTGCAGTAAGCATGCCTTcatgcaaattttaaaactgaaagagataaaataattatttttaaaattataccttTTTAGTACAATAAAGTAATGTCTTCCATAGATTGTGGTTCACATGTCTATCTAGAAAGCATTTTCTAGCTTTCAGTTTAGTACAATCAGCATCAAGAGTCTCTGAAACACAAAACATTATTCGAAGTATCATGCAGGATAGGACAGAACAGGGTCCAGAAAGAGGGCAAGACATGGTAGGAATGGCAAACTTTGCAATTGCAAAGATTtggcctctttttctttctgtgtttcctcTGGGCAATCTCATATATTCCCACATCTTTATGAATAGATATTACTGACAGACCTAATTTTCCAAGTACACGATAACAAATAGCTCCATGACAGGTTATCCCAGTTCTCCCAAATACAATAGCTTATATTTCCTGAAGAAACAGGCTCTTTTTTAACTAAGTCTCTAAATCTACTAATGACGTTACTAATCATTAGTTCCCCACAATAGAACCCTCCAAGTTCTgaccttcctccctccatcaACAAAACATCAAAAGATCCTCGAATTCTTCTTCTTTCTATCTCTGAAATGTCCCTCAGAGTACTCATCATACCCATTTGCCCTGATGTATTTATGGCTTTGTCATCTCTTGTCAGACTGACTCAGTTTCCTAACTGTTCTGTCTTTATTCCCTCTACCAGCCTCCCACATCCCCAAATTTACCCTCCATCTTCCTAAAATATGTATCTGATAATGTAGCTTGTTTGATAAAACAACCCAGGGGACAACATCTAAATCCCTCAGTATGCATGCAAGACTCAGTGCAATGTATCTACTCTTGCAGTCCACTCACTTCAACCATGGCTCTGCGCCTGTTCAATGTTCCAGCTACAAAGGACTCCCTGTGGTTCCCAGATACTCAAGTACTTCGTGTCTTGCTGGCCCTGTTCCTCTGCATGGAATGTGCTCCCTTACTCGTTCAACAAGGTCCacttcaaatgtcacctcttctgtGGAATTATTGTCACAGTTCTCTCCTGCACCCTTCCTTATTCCAGCCAAAATAAATTGCTCCTTCCTCTGTATTTGCATAGAAAATgctgaatgaagaaaaaattgctAAATACTTACTATCTCAACATACTTGTGCTGGGAACACAAAAACGGAGTAAGTCAAGTTCTTCTCTTAGGGAACTTAGAATTTATGAGGGAAGAACAAGAGTACATCAGTGATGGTACAGTGGGTTAAATGCAGTGACAGAGAGCTCCAGGAGAGGACAGAGCAGGGGCACTGGCTCAGACTGGAGGAGCCAGGGACGACCTTCCTGGAGGACAAAGAAACTGAACTTTGAAGGACAAGAAGGACATAGTAGCCGAAGTTATTTAACTTTGGAAAAGTAATGGTAAGTTAGCCTAAAGAAGGCAGATGGTAAACTGGCACTAGTATTAGCTTGGGAACCAAGAGATAAAGGTTTTAGtcctccttctgtcactcacctCTGTGGGCCTTAATTCCTCAGCTAGTCAAGTGAAAGGCTGAACTGGATGATTCCCACAACCCCTTCGGCTCCAATGTTTCACAACTGTGGTTGATCTCCACACCTCACCAGATGTACATGCACAGTAAGAGAATCCTGTAAAGGCAGCGTACCTGGCATCCTTCTCAGggttaatattcttttctttcattatatcTTCTACACATTTGTCCACTTCACTCTGAACAACAAGTGTCGCCTTCTGCAAAACCTATTTATGTAAAAGAAAGCTAAATGAGAAAATTGTCTTATACCTAAAAAAGAACAGTAAGTTGTGAGCTATTTAGTCAACGTTGTAATGCGTATATTGAAATGCATACTGAAACCAAGTTTGTTTCAAATTTTCATTATggctaaaattataaatgaataagtTAGTTAATAGAAGCAGCATGATGCTTCAGCTGAAGAACTCCTTAACTGAAAATCAACAGGTTCTCAGCTGGTGAGTTCTCAGCAAATGAGCTACCACCATAGTGTGCTTAAGAAGCAGAgactttttataaaattttaaaattacgtaataaaaatatacatacaaaaaaatttcAATGTAGCagtcaaagaaatttttaaatgcagaacagcaaaaagaagaaaactcaaacAATCTTGTAATTCTACCACGAGAGAGAGCTACTGGTAACAGATCAGCATATACCCTTCCAGtcatttttctatgcatataaaacagaatttttaaatagtatGTCCTATAAATGTCCACTGGATCCTGCCTTCCAACAAACAAGCAAGTGCAGGCCTTCCTTACCCTTAAAAAGTTTCTTTAACTCTTATCCTTCCGTAAGCTACCATCAACATCTTCTCTGGTATCCTTTATACTCCAGGCAAAACAGTGTGCTCTTACCTGGAGTTCTGCCTCTGCACATCCTAGGCTTTCTCTGGAACGCTCCTTTCCCCAATCTCTAAATGTATCAATCCTTCCCATTTTTAAGCTAGCTCATACCagtccaggaagctttccctgattTACTCAAGTGGAAGCAATCTCTCTTCTGTTGGAGTCCCCATAATAACTTATCTTAACCTTTCTACGACCCTTACCACTTTCtatattatagttatttttatatattaagtggaaaattctttGAGGACAGAGATTGTATCTAGTTCATCTTTGCATATCCTGCATataagaaataattgacaaataattaTTGGAGATATCTAACAGATGAAAACCTTAAGAAAGGAAACTGTTTCAGTAAAAGATACGTACAGCAATGCGTATGatgattttaaaagaaggaaggaagggagagaaaaagggaagaaagggaagaaaaggatgaCTTTCCAAAGCAAATTCAAAAGTGATAAGGAAAATTATCAAAGACTAACAATCAGTAAGGACACATATGGTCAACACATCTATAAGCCTGGGATTCTATGGCTACAGGAAATGTCGTGAGGCTTAAAAACCAGCACTAGTAAAAGGGTTACCTTCATTATGGGTGGAAACCTCTTGCATATATTACAAAATCCTAAAACATGAAAAACCTAGTCAAacgtcacctcctctgggaagccttcctcaGCCTGGGAGTTGGTACTCCCATTTATGCTCATCGCTCAGTTAGAGAGCACTTACCACACCATATCTGTTTACTTTTCTATATTCTCCACTGGACTTCATCACTCTTATGTACTCTTACattatgaatgaatgactgaCTGATTGAATGAACTTGCCCAAGCCATATATAAACTTAGAGACAGAGTTCAGACCAGAAACCATGTCTAGTCTCTCAGCACTCTTTCCTGTCTATAATATTCGATTacgtttttttaaattgaggtataatttaaacACAGTGCAAGGAACGGATGTTACATACTCAGTTTgatcagttttgacaaatgcatatagcAAGTAAACTACATCcctatcaagatatagaacatttccatcaccccagagaGCTCGCTCATGTCCCTTCCCAATCAACCCCTCCTCCAGAaagcaaccactgttctgatttctatcaccgtGACCTTGCAGTgggcatataaatggaatcacaaagtgtgtactcttttgtgtctggcttctttcactcaacataatgtttcTAGAGTTCATCTACATTTTTGCTTTtatcagtaatttgttccttttaattgttgagtagtattccagtgtagGAATAAACCCCAGTTTGCTTATTCATTCTCCTGGTGATTGGTATTAGCATGGTTGCCAGTTTTagactgttatgaataaagctgctacagcATTTTTGGTTACATCTTTTTgtaaatatgtttcatttttcttagatACCAAAGTGGAATTGCTAAGATATAGGAtagatatatgtttaacttttaaagaatgccaaaaccattttccaaagtgatgcTACCATTTCATGCTCCCACAGGCATTCATTTGCATTGACGGTGTTAGTCTATTTCATTTAGGAAGTTTCACTACCCTATTCTAGTGGGTACCTAGTGTCCTCCcactgtggttttttttttttttttttttttaaagattttattatttcctttttctccccaaagccccccggtacatagttgtatattcttcgttgtgggttcttctagtgtggcatgtgggacgctgcctcagcgtggtctgatgagcagtgccatgtccgcgcccaggattcgaaccaacaaaacactgggctgcctgaagcggagcgcgcgaacttaaccactcggccacggggccagcccccccactgtggttttaatttgcatttccccactGACAAATAATGTGGAACACTTTTTCAAGtactttttggccatttttacttatatatatattcttttatatgtacatatacatgaatatatattCCATTTCatgtatgtgtattatatatgtatatatattcttttacacacaatatacatatatatctgtatatatgtgtgcatatatatatgttttcttcctctgtgaagtgaCTATTCAAGGATTTTGCCCCTTTTAAAATTGTGCTGTCTTTATTACTGAGTTCTAAAAGTTCTTCACTAGATACAAGCCCCTAATCAGATATATATGCTGCAAGTATTTTCTCTTAGTTGGTAGATTGCCTATTCCATGGTGGAAGATATTCTCGTATgctttctttgagaagttttaaagttttagtttAAAAACAGGTATAAAGTCCATATCAAATTAATTTCCAGATGTGGTGGGAGATAGGAGCcgagctttttttccccctccatttggatatccaattgtgccagcattatttattgaaaagactttcctgtTCTCATCGAATTGGTTTGGCAACCTTGTTAAAAAGTATGTGTGGTCTATTTGTGGTCTCTCAtctgttatatttatatatttgcctAGAAAGTCTTAAAGTTAGGTGGTCTAAGTCCtctaattttgttgttttagaaGATTATTTGGACCACACTAAATCTCTTGCATTTCTGAAGAAACTTTAGAATGAGCTTGTCACTTTCTTCAAAAATAGCTTGCTGGAATTTAGCTTGGAATTGCACTGGATCCATACGTCAATTTGGCGATTtgcatcttaataatattgagtcttctaatcgaCGAATACAgtgtatc
The genomic region above belongs to Equus caballus isolate H_3958 breed thoroughbred chromosome 2, TB-T2T, whole genome shotgun sequence and contains:
- the ELMOD2 gene encoding ELMO domain-containing protein 2 isoform X1; protein product: MFVSLWEFFYGHFFRFWMKWLLRQMTGKCELQRIFDTYVGAQRTHRIENSLTYSKNKVLQKATLVVQSEVDKCVEDIMKEKNINPEKDASFKICMKACLLQISGYKQLYLDVESVRKKPYDSDNMQHEKLLLKLWNLLMPTKTLKARISKQWADIGFQGDDPKTDFRGMGILGLINLVYFSENYTSEAHQILSRSNHPKLGYSYAIVGINLTEMAYSLLKSEALKFHLYNFVPGVPTMEHFHQFYCYLVYEFDKFWFEEKPESIMYFNIYREKFHEKIKGLLLDCNVSLTLKI
- the ELMOD2 gene encoding ELMO domain-containing protein 2 isoform X2 translates to MFVSLWEFFYGHFFRFWMKWLLRQMTGKCELQRIFDTYVGAQRTHRIENSLTYSKNKVLQKATLVVQSEVDKCVEDIMKEKNINPEKDASFKICMKACLLQISGYKQLYLDVESVRKKPYDSDNMQHEKLLLKARISKQWADIGFQGDDPKTDFRGMGILGLINLVYFSENYTSEAHQILSRSNHPKLGYSYAIVGINLTEMAYSLLKSEALKFHLYNFVPGVPTMEHFHQFYCYLVYEFDKFWFEEKPESIMYFNIYREKFHEKIKGLLLDCNVSLTLKI